The following proteins are encoded in a genomic region of Rubrobacter xylanophilus DSM 9941:
- a CDS encoding ArgE/DapE family deacylase — MNDGALLDAVAAEAGWMEELLVSLVEAPTTLGNEEPGQRVMEEALADCGLKVRSVPLDADALRSAEGASPFSWDVSGKRNVVADWPAGGGGGRSLILNGHIDVVPPAAEELWARPPFAAAREGDWLYGRGAGDMKAGLAAMAGAVRALSRAGYAPLAPVQLQSVVEEECTGHGALQCLLDGARADACVITEPHPDHLTTAQVGVLWFHVDIAGVPAHAARASRLGVGAVEAACAVLAALRRLERRLNEDPPPPFDALEHPINLNPGVISGGDWPSTVAATCTLSCRIGLYPGQSPDEMRALVEGAVAEAASEDPRLAQRPPRVRYDGFACEGAVVDGEEPVVRALAAAYERVRGERPGLEATTATTDARHFVRAGIPAVCFGPRAENIHGIDERVSLRSVVETAQVLGLFIRDWCGLVRGPGKEER; from the coding sequence ATGAACGACGGGGCCCTCCTCGACGCCGTCGCCGCCGAGGCGGGCTGGATGGAGGAGCTGCTGGTGAGCCTCGTCGAGGCCCCGACCACCCTCGGAAACGAGGAGCCGGGGCAGCGGGTCATGGAGGAGGCCCTCGCCGACTGCGGCCTGAAGGTCCGCAGCGTCCCGCTCGACGCCGACGCGCTCCGCAGCGCGGAGGGCGCCTCCCCGTTCTCCTGGGACGTATCTGGCAAGCGCAACGTCGTCGCCGACTGGCCCGCCGGGGGCGGGGGCGGGCGATCCCTGATCCTGAACGGCCACATAGACGTCGTCCCGCCCGCCGCCGAGGAGCTGTGGGCGCGCCCGCCCTTTGCGGCGGCGCGCGAGGGCGACTGGCTCTACGGCCGCGGCGCGGGGGACATGAAGGCCGGGCTCGCCGCGATGGCCGGCGCGGTGCGGGCCCTCTCGCGGGCCGGGTACGCCCCGTTGGCGCCCGTGCAGCTGCAGTCGGTCGTCGAGGAGGAGTGCACGGGGCACGGGGCGCTGCAGTGCCTGCTCGACGGCGCGCGCGCCGACGCCTGCGTCATAACCGAGCCCCACCCCGACCACCTCACCACAGCGCAGGTCGGGGTCTTGTGGTTCCACGTCGACATCGCCGGCGTCCCGGCGCACGCGGCGCGCGCGAGCCGCCTCGGCGTGGGCGCCGTCGAGGCCGCCTGCGCGGTGCTCGCCGCGCTCCGGCGGCTGGAGCGGCGGCTCAACGAGGACCCGCCGCCCCCCTTCGACGCCCTCGAGCACCCCATCAACCTGAACCCCGGCGTGATCTCCGGCGGCGACTGGCCCTCGACCGTCGCGGCGACCTGCACGCTCTCCTGCCGCATCGGGCTCTACCCCGGCCAGAGCCCCGACGAGATGCGCGCCCTCGTCGAGGGGGCGGTCGCCGAGGCCGCCTCCGAGGACCCGCGCCTCGCGCAGCGCCCGCCGAGGGTCCGCTACGACGGGTTCGCCTGCGAGGGGGCCGTGGTGGACGGGGAGGAGCCGGTGGTGCGGGCGCTCGCGGCGGCGTACGAGAGGGTGCGCGGGGAGAGGCCGGGGCTCGAGGCCACCACCGCGACGACCGACGCGCGGCACTTCGTGCGCGCGGGCATCCCGGCCGTCTGCTTCGGGCCGCGGGCCGAGAACATCCACGGCATAGACGAGCGCGTCTCGCTGCGTTCGGTCGTCGAGACCGCGCAGGTGCTCGGGCTGTTCATAAGGGACTGGTGCGGCCTCGTGAGGGGCCCGGGAAAGGAGGAGAGGTAA
- a CDS encoding APC family permease — protein MSSTESAPAPARATGESAKLHRRALGVPDLVFFIVAASAPLTAVAGGQAATYLVTGNRGVPFMFVPLGIILALFAVGYAAMSRHVANAGAFYSYVARGLGKVPGVGAAFVALIAYNAMQIGIYGLFGVAMGAFMGSQLGIELPWWAWCLIGAGVIGVLGVLQIDLNARVLAVALILEVIVVALFDLAVLADPGPQGLSLVGFDPTVAFGAAAGATLTFCVASFVGFESAAIYSEECRDPRRTVARATFIAVGLIALFYALSSWLLAVAAGPDTIVDPARLVEAGFATAGNPDPTTVLFVAGAERLGAIWGSAAALLFATSLFAALLSFHNAVARYAFALGREGVLPRAFGYVHAITGAPVISSLAQTVLAVSVVGVFALAAADPVLTLFTWLTNLGALGVLLLMTVTSFAVVGYFRRRPEEGLGRWTTAVAPAVAGALLLVVLVLGVANFNVLITGSTEAPTSAMTIVLPAILFGGGLLGLAVGAILKVRRSEVYRRIGEGGAEPPEGA, from the coding sequence ATGTCCAGCACGGAATCCGCTCCCGCGCCCGCGCGGGCGACGGGCGAGAGCGCCAAGCTCCACCGCCGTGCGCTCGGGGTGCCGGATCTGGTGTTCTTCATCGTGGCGGCCTCGGCGCCGCTCACGGCGGTGGCGGGCGGGCAGGCCGCCACCTACCTGGTCACCGGCAACAGGGGCGTCCCGTTCATGTTCGTCCCCTTGGGGATCATCCTCGCCCTCTTCGCCGTCGGCTACGCGGCGATGAGCCGCCACGTGGCCAACGCGGGGGCGTTCTACTCCTACGTCGCCCGGGGGCTCGGCAAGGTGCCGGGCGTGGGGGCGGCCTTCGTCGCGCTCATCGCCTACAACGCGATGCAGATCGGGATCTACGGCCTCTTCGGCGTGGCGATGGGGGCGTTCATGGGCTCGCAGCTCGGCATAGAGCTGCCCTGGTGGGCCTGGTGCCTGATCGGCGCCGGGGTAATCGGGGTGCTCGGGGTGCTGCAGATAGACCTCAACGCCCGCGTGCTCGCGGTGGCCCTCATCCTCGAGGTGATCGTGGTCGCGCTCTTCGACCTCGCCGTGCTCGCCGACCCCGGCCCGCAGGGGCTCTCCCTCGTCGGCTTCGACCCGACGGTCGCCTTCGGGGCGGCGGCGGGCGCGACGCTCACCTTCTGCGTCGCCTCTTTCGTCGGGTTCGAGTCGGCGGCGATCTACTCCGAGGAGTGCCGCGACCCCCGGCGCACCGTGGCGCGGGCGACGTTCATCGCGGTCGGCCTGATCGCGCTCTTCTACGCCCTCTCGAGCTGGCTGCTCGCGGTCGCCGCCGGGCCGGACACGATCGTGGACCCGGCGCGGCTGGTGGAGGCGGGCTTCGCCACCGCAGGCAACCCCGACCCGACGACGGTGCTCTTCGTCGCGGGGGCCGAGCGCCTCGGCGCGATCTGGGGCAGCGCCGCGGCGCTGCTCTTCGCCACGAGCCTCTTCGCGGCGCTCCTCTCGTTCCACAACGCGGTGGCCCGCTACGCCTTCGCGCTCGGCCGCGAGGGCGTCCTCCCGCGGGCCTTCGGCTACGTGCACGCGATCACCGGGGCGCCCGTGATCTCCTCGCTGGCGCAGACCGTCCTCGCGGTCTCGGTCGTCGGGGTCTTCGCCCTCGCCGCCGCCGACCCGGTGCTGACGCTCTTCACGTGGCTCACGAACCTGGGCGCCCTCGGCGTGCTGCTCCTTATGACGGTCACCTCCTTTGCCGTCGTGGGCTACTTCCGGCGGCGCCCGGAGGAGGGGCTCGGCCGCTGGACGACCGCGGTGGCCCCGGCCGTCGCGGGCGCGCTCCTGCTCGTCGTCCTCGTCCTCGGCGTCGCCAACTTCAACGTCCTCATCACCGGCTCGACCGAGGCCCCGACGAGCGCCATGACGATAGTGCTGCCCGCGATCCTGTTCGGCGGCGGTCTCCTGGGGCTCGCCGTCGGGGCGATCCTCAAGGTGCGCCGCTCCGAGGTCTACCGCAGAATCGGGGAGGGAGGGGCGGAGCCCCCGGAGGGGGCGTGA
- a CDS encoding pyridoxal phosphate-dependent decarboxylase family protein, producing the protein MRRRRAQQDPATPQHERADLPALADREGVLEELVRVICEAWASFDVPRTAEPQLGEELAARLVAPLPEEPGGVEEALSDAVRVLDASVSPSRPLNLGYIGSTGLEMGVLASALAATYDANLAVTAGGADLVEEQALRWLSDFVGFPLAEGAFTSGGMTSNLTALLAARERALPGSRAGGLYGRRAAAYCSEEAHHSVVRAVEVCGLGGGSVRRIPLDGRRRMRPDALEEALYQDVAAGIVPVAVVATAGTTLTGAVDPLDEVADVCERHGVWLHVDGAYGLPAAAVPQTAPLFAGLERADSATVDAHKWLGVQKSCSAVLLRETGRLRAAFGHEERYMLHEGDVPNPVDRTLEYSRPLRSLRLWMAFRVHGAAQYRIWIRRTLENARLLAALLREAPDFELLHEPTLSTVCFRHLPPGAEDPDEHNLRLAREMQRDGRVFLAPASVDGRACLRACFVNFRTTPREVERVISVARELGGRLARP; encoded by the coding sequence GTGAGGCGCCGGAGGGCGCAGCAGGACCCGGCGACCCCGCAGCACGAGCGGGCCGACCTCCCCGCGCTCGCCGACCGCGAGGGGGTGCTGGAGGAGCTGGTGCGCGTGATCTGCGAGGCGTGGGCGTCGTTCGACGTGCCGCGCACCGCGGAGCCGCAGCTCGGCGAGGAGCTGGCCGCGCGCCTCGTCGCGCCGCTGCCCGAGGAGCCCGGCGGGGTTGAGGAGGCCCTCTCCGACGCCGTGCGGGTGCTCGACGCCAGCGTCTCGCCCTCGCGCCCGCTCAACCTCGGCTACATCGGCTCGACGGGCCTCGAGATGGGCGTGCTGGCCTCGGCGCTCGCGGCCACCTACGACGCGAACCTCGCCGTCACGGCGGGAGGGGCGGACCTAGTCGAGGAGCAGGCCCTGCGCTGGCTTTCGGACTTCGTCGGCTTCCCGCTCGCCGAGGGGGCCTTCACGAGCGGCGGCATGACCTCGAACCTCACGGCGTTGCTGGCGGCCCGCGAGCGGGCGCTCCCCGGCTCGCGCGCCGGGGGGCTCTACGGTCGCCGGGCGGCGGCCTACTGCTCGGAGGAGGCCCACCACTCCGTGGTCCGCGCCGTCGAGGTCTGCGGGCTCGGGGGAGGGTCCGTCCGGCGCATCCCGCTCGACGGCCGGCGCCGGATGCGCCCGGACGCGCTCGAGGAGGCGCTCTACCAAGACGTCGCCGCCGGCATTGTGCCCGTCGCCGTGGTTGCGACCGCGGGCACGACGCTCACGGGCGCCGTGGACCCGCTGGACGAGGTCGCCGACGTCTGCGAGCGCCACGGCGTGTGGCTGCACGTGGACGGCGCCTACGGCCTCCCGGCCGCCGCCGTCCCGCAGACCGCTCCGCTCTTCGCCGGGCTCGAGCGTGCCGACTCGGCGACCGTGGACGCCCACAAGTGGCTCGGGGTGCAGAAGAGCTGCAGCGCCGTGCTGCTGCGCGAGACCGGGCGGCTGCGGGCGGCGTTCGGCCACGAGGAGCGCTACATGCTGCACGAGGGCGACGTCCCCAACCCGGTGGACCGCACGCTCGAGTACTCGCGCCCGCTCCGTTCTTTGAGGCTGTGGATGGCCTTCCGCGTCCACGGCGCCGCCCAGTACAGGATCTGGATCCGGCGCACCCTCGAGAACGCCCGGCTGCTCGCCGCCCTCCTGCGCGAGGCGCCCGACTTCGAGCTCCTCCACGAGCCGACGCTCTCCACCGTCTGCTTCCGGCACCTCCCGCCCGGCGCAGAAGACCCCGACGAGCACAACCTCCGCCTCGCCCGAGAGATGCAGCGCGACGGGCGCGTCTTTCTCGCCCCGGCCTCCGTGGACGGCCGGGCCTGCCTGCGCGCCTGCTTCGTCAACTTCAGGACCACGCCCCGCGAGGTCGAGCGCGTGATCTCCGTCGCCCGCGAGCTCGGTGGCCGGCTGGCCCGCCCCTGA
- a CDS encoding replication-associated recombination protein A, whose product MDLFDQSGSENLAARAPLAERLRPRSLDEVVGQPHLAGEGGPLREAAERGRVGSVILWGPPGTGKTTLARVLAASVEEEFVPLSAVTSGVRDLRAALDGARERLKYEGRGTLLFVDEVHRFNKAQQDALLPALEEGLVDFIGATTENPSFEVTAPLLSRSRVLRLRPLSKGDLEALLERGLSELGVGISGEARDYLLRLAGGDARRMLNALEVAASGRREVGVAEIERALGQRALRYGREEHYDVVSAFIKSVRGGDPDAALHYLARMIEAGEDPVFIARRLVILASEDVGNADPRALPLAVAAAEAVRMVGMPEGRIPLAQAAAYLASAPKSNAAYAGIDEALADVRRGATPEVPLHLRNAPTGLMREEGYGEGYRYAHDDEPEGMNQRYLPEELRDRVYYRPGDSGEEREIGERLRRWRREREEREG is encoded by the coding sequence GTGGACCTCTTCGATCAGTCTGGCTCGGAGAACCTCGCCGCCCGCGCCCCGCTCGCCGAGCGGCTGCGCCCGAGGTCGCTCGACGAGGTGGTCGGCCAGCCGCATCTCGCCGGCGAGGGCGGCCCCCTGCGCGAGGCCGCCGAGCGGGGGAGGGTCGGCTCGGTGATCCTCTGGGGGCCGCCCGGCACCGGGAAGACCACGCTCGCCCGCGTGCTCGCCGCCTCGGTCGAGGAGGAGTTCGTCCCCCTGAGCGCCGTGACGAGCGGGGTGAGGGACCTGCGCGCCGCGCTCGACGGCGCGCGCGAGAGGTTGAAGTACGAGGGGCGCGGGACGCTCCTCTTCGTGGACGAGGTCCACCGCTTCAACAAGGCCCAGCAGGACGCCCTCCTGCCGGCGCTCGAGGAGGGGCTCGTGGACTTTATCGGGGCGACGACGGAGAACCCCTCCTTCGAGGTGACGGCGCCGCTGCTGTCGCGCTCGCGCGTGCTGCGCCTCCGCCCGCTCTCGAAGGGCGACCTGGAGGCGCTGCTGGAGCGCGGGCTCTCGGAGCTCGGGGTGGGGATCTCCGGCGAGGCCAGGGACTACCTGCTGCGGCTCGCGGGCGGGGACGCGCGCAGGATGCTCAACGCCCTGGAGGTCGCGGCCTCGGGGAGGCGGGAGGTGGGGGTTGCGGAGATCGAGCGGGCGCTCGGGCAGCGGGCGCTCCGCTACGGGCGCGAGGAGCACTACGACGTCGTGAGCGCCTTCATAAAGAGCGTGCGCGGCGGCGACCCGGACGCGGCTTTGCACTACCTGGCGCGCATGATCGAGGCGGGGGAGGACCCGGTCTTCATCGCGCGCCGGCTCGTGATCCTGGCCTCCGAGGACGTTGGCAACGCCGACCCGCGCGCCCTGCCGCTCGCGGTCGCCGCGGCGGAGGCCGTGCGGATGGTCGGGATGCCCGAGGGCCGCATCCCGCTCGCCCAGGCCGCCGCCTACCTCGCCTCCGCCCCCAAGTCCAACGCCGCCTATGCCGGCATAGACGAGGCGCTGGCCGACGTGCGCCGCGGCGCCACGCCGGAGGTCCCCCTGCACCTGCGCAACGCCCCGACCGGCCTCATGAGGGAGGAGGGCTACGGCGAGGGCTACCGCTACGCCCACGACGACGAGCCCGAGGGCATGAACCAGCGCTACCTGCCCGAGGAGCTGCGGGACCGCGTCTACTACCGGCCCGGGGACAGCGGGGAGGAGAGGGAGATCGGGGAGCGCCTCCGGCGCTGGCGCAGGGAGCGGGAGGAGCGGGAGGGCTAG
- a CDS encoding GNAT family N-acetyltransferase, which produces MGEREPEGTVINVWGELVALGPVRRDLVPLYQRWINDFRTLRTLAAPPRPLTLEEEERWYEDRSGEVAFTVYAREGLRPVGITSLRDVDHRNRSASFGIMIGEPGLRGRGYGTEATRLMLDYAFTALGLHNVMLSVYEHNLAGRRAYEKAGFREIGRRRQCRRMGGRVWDEIFMDCLATEFESPVLKRVLAPDQPRERPS; this is translated from the coding sequence ATGGGAGAGAGGGAGCCTGAAGGGACCGTGATCAACGTGTGGGGGGAGCTCGTGGCGCTCGGGCCGGTGCGCCGCGACCTCGTCCCGCTCTACCAGCGCTGGATAAACGACTTCCGGACCCTGAGGACGCTCGCCGCCCCGCCGCGCCCGCTGACGCTCGAGGAGGAGGAGCGGTGGTACGAGGACCGCTCCGGGGAGGTGGCGTTCACCGTCTACGCGCGGGAGGGCCTCCGGCCCGTGGGGATCACCAGCCTGCGGGACGTGGACCACCGCAACCGGAGCGCCTCCTTCGGCATCATGATCGGCGAGCCCGGCCTCCGGGGACGGGGCTACGGTACCGAGGCCACCCGCCTGATGCTCGACTACGCGTTCACCGCGCTCGGTCTGCACAACGTGATGCTCAGCGTCTACGAGCACAACCTGGCCGGCAGGCGCGCCTACGAGAAGGCGGGCTTCCGGGAGATCGGACGCCGCCGCCAGTGCCGGCGGATGGGCGGGCGGGTGTGGGACGAGATCTTTATGGACTGCCTCGCCACGGAGTTCGAGAGCCCGGTGCTGAAGAGGGTGCTGGCCCCCGACCAGCCCCGCGAGAGGCCCTCCTAG
- a CDS encoding glycosyltransferase family 87 protein, producing MRRPAALLLLALALPSLLSLAPGPQTGREEAVRSAELVPRLERYLEQPTVEPSASYDPSRDAWRVLFVERASGTPVATVAVDDDTGRVRDVRVSPRADALAYPQLSEEEAIKLARAQEEVREELSKHGPYTADAEYENGEWVVHFYVRGEGPVGGVPHEESGTKEVARVGIDDSSWQVNYVYVGDQVGWNMARGIPGAYGKQANYWWVWGPMALVFALVFFRNDRVLSLRNLDVAALLGFLLSHAYFREGIVFEAVLLWYPPLLYLLVRTLLMGFGVGERVEKTANLPTPLLLALAALAGGFVLALNTDARVIDVGYAGVVGADRILQGTIPYGNMPADVGTGDTYGPLNYLLYVPFVLMFGFSGEWDFLPAAHALTAFCFAAGALALLYAGWRLSGAREGAALALAWCVFPYTLYAANNNTNDVVVASVGAIGLALATSPLARGMTVAAGFAIKLYPIILAPLWMLHDGLRRRPVADFLLGGAAVVLLSFWVLFLDGRPLEAIKLFYERTVAFQGDRVTPWSIFTQVPELAPLRPLVVALAAALAALVAFFPRRRTVRRLAALSAALIIALQLGTNYWFYPYVTWFEPFVFLALLTATNTKTELDGPPEEAEDGREGA from the coding sequence ATGAGGCGGCCCGCCGCGCTCCTCCTCCTCGCGCTCGCCCTCCCCTCCCTCCTCTCCCTCGCCCCGGGGCCCCAGACCGGCCGGGAGGAGGCCGTGCGGAGCGCAGAGCTCGTCCCCCGCCTCGAGCGCTACCTCGAGCAGCCCACCGTGGAGCCCTCCGCCAGCTACGACCCCTCCCGGGACGCCTGGCGGGTGCTGTTCGTGGAGCGGGCCTCCGGGACCCCCGTCGCCACCGTCGCCGTGGACGACGACACCGGGCGGGTGCGGGACGTCAGGGTCTCCCCGCGGGCCGACGCCCTCGCCTACCCCCAGCTCTCCGAGGAGGAGGCCATAAAGCTCGCCCGGGCGCAGGAGGAGGTTCGGGAGGAGCTCTCCAAGCACGGCCCCTACACCGCGGACGCCGAGTACGAGAACGGGGAGTGGGTCGTCCACTTCTACGTGCGCGGCGAGGGCCCCGTCGGGGGGGTGCCCCACGAGGAGTCCGGCACCAAGGAGGTCGCCCGGGTCGGCATAGACGACTCCAGCTGGCAGGTGAACTACGTCTACGTCGGGGACCAGGTGGGCTGGAACATGGCCCGCGGCATCCCCGGGGCCTACGGCAAGCAGGCCAACTACTGGTGGGTGTGGGGCCCGATGGCGCTCGTCTTCGCCCTGGTCTTCTTCCGGAACGACCGGGTGCTCTCGCTCAGGAACCTCGACGTCGCGGCGCTGCTCGGGTTTCTGCTCTCCCACGCCTACTTCCGGGAGGGGATCGTCTTCGAGGCGGTGCTGCTGTGGTACCCGCCGCTCCTCTACCTCCTCGTCCGTACCCTGCTCATGGGCTTCGGCGTCGGGGAGAGGGTGGAGAAGACCGCCAACCTCCCCACCCCCCTCCTCCTCGCCCTCGCGGCGCTCGCCGGGGGGTTCGTGCTCGCGCTCAACACCGACGCCCGCGTCATAGACGTGGGCTACGCCGGGGTGGTGGGCGCCGACCGCATCCTGCAGGGCACCATCCCCTATGGGAACATGCCCGCCGACGTGGGCACCGGCGACACCTACGGCCCGCTCAACTACCTGCTCTACGTCCCCTTCGTCCTGATGTTCGGCTTCTCCGGCGAGTGGGACTTCCTCCCCGCCGCGCACGCCCTCACCGCCTTCTGCTTCGCCGCGGGGGCGCTCGCGCTGCTGTACGCGGGGTGGAGGCTCTCCGGGGCGCGGGAGGGGGCCGCGCTCGCCCTCGCCTGGTGCGTCTTCCCCTACACCCTCTACGCCGCCAACAACAACACCAACGACGTGGTCGTCGCCAGCGTGGGGGCCATCGGGCTCGCCCTGGCCACCTCGCCGCTGGCCCGCGGGATGACCGTGGCCGCCGGGTTCGCGATAAAGCTCTACCCCATCATCCTGGCCCCCCTGTGGATGCTGCACGACGGCCTCAGGCGGCGCCCGGTCGCGGACTTTCTGCTCGGGGGGGCGGCGGTGGTCCTGCTGAGCTTCTGGGTGCTGTTTCTGGACGGCAGGCCGCTCGAGGCCATAAAGCTCTTCTACGAGCGCACGGTGGCCTTCCAGGGCGACCGGGTGACCCCCTGGAGCATCTTCACCCAGGTGCCGGAGCTGGCGCCTCTGCGGCCGCTGGTGGTCGCGCTGGCGGCGGCGCTCGCCGCGCTCGTGGCCTTCTTCCCGCGGCGGCGGACGGTGCGGCGGCTCGCCGCCCTCTCGGCCGCCCTGATCATCGCCCTGCAGCTCGGGACCAACTACTGGTTCTACCCGTACGTGACCTGGTTCGAGCCGTTCGTCTTTCTCGCGCTGCTCACCGCCACCAACACCAAGACGGAGCTCGACGGACCGCCGGAGGAGGCAGAGGATGGGAGAGAGGGAGCCTGA
- a CDS encoding glycosyltransferase 87 family protein translates to MLWGLAAGFSSLPSGLREESNDLALYYGAAEALLRGEIPYRDFFIEYPPGSLPVFVPPALLTDGRFGYITAFAAQMALVLLAALVLVALAARRLRGPRAWLLPAATFALGAVLLYPVAVTRYDAAVALALAAAAFGATLGGRWLLLSYGALGFGAAAKLVPALALPPLALARSRGAARGLAVFGAAAAAFAVPALLLGGGGFLGSLAYHAQRGLQVESLAASVALALGRVREVDFRYGAFEVRGGWAEPALALTPPLTLALLGLTALAAWRARREGPLGAGGFARYAAALVLAFMLGSKVLSPQYALWLLPLVPLAAGGVPGGALCAVLLAACWLTTQVFPLHYEALLSGSPPGPELLLLRNLLLAALWALLLLLPRENAGKEKA, encoded by the coding sequence ATGCTCTGGGGACTCGCCGCCGGGTTCTCGAGCCTCCCCTCGGGGCTGCGCGAGGAGTCCAACGACCTCGCCCTCTACTACGGAGCCGCCGAGGCCCTGCTGCGCGGCGAGATCCCCTACCGGGACTTCTTTATCGAGTACCCGCCCGGGAGCCTGCCGGTCTTCGTCCCCCCGGCGCTGCTCACCGACGGCCGGTTCGGCTACATAACGGCCTTCGCCGCGCAGATGGCGCTCGTCCTGCTCGCCGCGCTCGTGCTCGTGGCGCTCGCCGCCCGCCGCCTGCGCGGCCCCCGCGCCTGGTTGCTGCCCGCCGCCACCTTCGCCCTCGGCGCGGTCCTGCTCTACCCGGTCGCCGTGACCCGCTACGACGCGGCGGTGGCGCTCGCCCTGGCCGCCGCGGCCTTCGGGGCCACGCTCGGCGGTCGGTGGCTGCTCCTCTCCTACGGGGCCCTGGGGTTCGGGGCGGCGGCGAAGCTCGTCCCCGCGCTCGCGCTCCCCCCGCTCGCCCTCGCCCGGAGCCGCGGGGCGGCGCGGGGGCTCGCGGTCTTCGGGGCGGCGGCCGCGGCCTTCGCCGTCCCCGCCCTGCTCCTCGGCGGGGGGGGCTTTCTGGGGAGCCTGGCCTACCACGCGCAGCGGGGGCTGCAGGTCGAGAGCCTCGCGGCCTCGGTGGCCCTCGCCCTCGGCCGGGTCCGGGAGGTGGACTTCCGGTACGGGGCCTTCGAGGTGCGGGGCGGGTGGGCCGAGCCCGCCCTCGCGCTCACCCCGCCCCTCACCCTGGCGCTCCTCGGGCTCACCGCGCTCGCCGCGTGGCGGGCCCGGCGGGAGGGGCCCCTCGGCGCCGGCGGCTTCGCGCGGTACGCCGCGGCCCTCGTTCTGGCCTTCATGCTCGGCTCCAAGGTGCTCTCGCCGCAGTACGCGCTCTGGCTCCTGCCCCTCGTCCCGCTCGCCGCGGGCGGGGTCCCGGGAGGCGCGCTCTGCGCGGTCCTCCTGGCCGCCTGCTGGCTCACAACCCAGGTCTTCCCCCTCCACTACGAGGCGCTCCTCTCCGGCAGCCCCCCGGGACCAGAGCTGCTCCTGCTGCGCAACCTGCTGCTCGCCGCCCTCTGGGCCCTCCTGCTCCTCCTGCCCCGGGAGAACGCGGGGAAGGAGAAGGCATGA
- a CDS encoding potassium channel family protein, with the protein MREAQPRNLKDMLAEAKDTSELMVDLAYAAILYDSEDISEEVFRLEERLNQLVFDMRTLAVLAARSPSDAEQMAGILQVVQDIEKIGNAAYDIAKIVVKRLGIPPELLHDIPEAEEIPSRVRVHAGSALDGRSLEEIDLPVETGMRPIAVRSGDEWHFDPGPEQVLRAGDVLFLQGPPEGVAELRELAGAPPLRRPEPAGPSGPLSELERAVDILIEMKNISEVAVGLAYSALLYRDAGLAREVVAIEDEMDEMRYRLERWVLLAASHVEEPARLRGLLHLATASETIADCAKEMVWMVEQGEEIHPVLSAAVGESDEVVFKLAVAPGSRADGETLRALHLETETGMFVLAVSRGGRWAYRPRDTFRLRGGDAVLFTGAPEGLEPLAELFGHDLEELAE; encoded by the coding sequence ATGCGCGAAGCTCAACCCAGAAACCTCAAGGACATGCTCGCCGAGGCCAAGGACACCTCCGAGCTCATGGTGGACCTGGCATACGCGGCGATCCTCTACGACTCCGAGGACATCTCCGAGGAGGTCTTCCGGCTCGAGGAGCGGCTCAACCAGCTCGTCTTCGACATGCGGACGCTCGCGGTGCTCGCCGCCCGCAGCCCCTCCGACGCCGAGCAGATGGCCGGCATCCTGCAGGTCGTGCAGGACATCGAGAAGATCGGCAACGCCGCCTACGACATCGCCAAGATCGTGGTGAAGCGGCTCGGGATACCGCCGGAGCTCCTGCACGACATCCCGGAGGCCGAGGAGATCCCCTCCCGCGTCCGGGTGCACGCGGGCAGCGCCCTCGACGGCAGGAGCCTGGAGGAGATAGACCTCCCGGTGGAGACCGGGATGCGCCCCATAGCCGTCCGCTCGGGCGACGAGTGGCACTTCGACCCCGGGCCCGAGCAGGTGCTGCGGGCGGGGGACGTGCTCTTTCTGCAGGGCCCCCCGGAGGGGGTGGCCGAGCTGAGGGAGCTGGCCGGGGCGCCGCCGCTGCGCCGCCCGGAGCCCGCCGGGCCCTCCGGGCCGCTCTCCGAGCTGGAGCGGGCGGTGGACATCCTCATCGAGATGAAGAACATCTCCGAGGTGGCGGTCGGGCTGGCCTACTCCGCCCTCCTCTACCGCGACGCCGGCCTCGCCCGCGAGGTGGTGGCCATCGAGGACGAGATGGACGAGATGCGCTACCGGCTGGAGCGCTGGGTGCTGCTGGCCGCCTCCCACGTGGAGGAGCCCGCCCGGCTGCGCGGGCTGCTGCACCTGGCCACCGCCTCCGAGACCATCGCCGACTGCGCCAAGGAGATGGTGTGGATGGTCGAGCAGGGCGAGGAGATACACCCCGTGCTCTCCGCCGCGGTCGGCGAGTCGGACGAGGTGGTCTTCAAGCTCGCCGTCGCCCCCGGCTCCCGGGCCGACGGCGAGACCCTGCGCGCGCTGCACCTGGAGACCGAGACCGGTATGTTCGTGCTGGCGGTGAGCCGCGGGGGGCGCTGGGCCTACCGGCCGCGCGACACCTTCAGGCTGCGGGGCGGCGACGCGGTGCTCTTCACCGGGGCCCCGGAGGGCCTCGAGCCCCTCGCGGAGCTCTTCGGCCACGACCTGGAGGAGCTGGCGGAATAG